One window from the genome of Megalobrama amblycephala isolate DHTTF-2021 linkage group LG4, ASM1881202v1, whole genome shotgun sequence encodes:
- the LOC125267193 gene encoding polyubiquitin-like isoform X3, producing MLYINIHASAHCDRDTLDFGETYYKTYSRKHFSRSSLFAQPSSAMELKIKLLGGDVRSLEVRDNTTVGELKQLISHLFSVPPNSKQKLSSENGHRISLDDDSRSLSSYGLCSGSVVMLLISKPGPFQVFVKNEKGQTKTFDVDVNETVDQLQTKIFQKERVPKDQQRLVFNGRQLEAGNKLQDYGITSGSTIHMTFRLRGG from the exons atgctttatataaatattcatgCCTCTGCTCACTGTGACAGAGACACACTTGATTTCGGTGAGACTTACTACAAGACTTATTCAAGAAAGCATTTCAGCCGTAGTAGCCTATTTGCACAACCCAGCTCG gcaatggaactgaaaataaaacTATTGGGCGGAGATGTGAGGTCGCTGGAGGTGAGAGATAATACCACAGTTGGTGAACTCAAGCAGCTCATTTCTCATCTCTTCAGTGTGCCTCCTAACAGCAAACAGAAGCTTTCTAGCGAAAACGGTCACCGTATCAGCCTTGATGATGATTCCAGAAGCCTCAGCAGTTACGGTTTGTGCTCAGGCTCAGTGGTGATGCTGCTAATCTCAAAACCTGGACCTTTCCAAGTGTTCGTCAAGAACGAGAAGGGCCAGACCAAAACTTTTGATGTTGATGTCAATGAGACCGTAGATCAGCTCCAGACTAAGATCTTCCAGAAAGAGAGAGTCCCCAAGGATCAGCAGCGACTGGTTTTCAACGGCAGACAACTGGAGGCTGGCAATAAGTTACAAGACTACGGCATCACATCTGGAAGCACCATTCACATGACTTTCCGTCTCCGAGGTGGTTAA
- the LOC125267193 gene encoding polyubiquitin-like isoform X5 → MELKIKLLGGDVRSLEVRDNTTVGELKQLISHLFSVPPNSKQKLSSENGHRISLDDDSRSLSSYGLCSGSVVMLLISKPGPFQVFVKNEKGQTKTFDVDVNETVDQLQTKIFQKERVPKDQQRLVFNGRQLEAGNKLQDYGITSGSTIHMTFRLRGG, encoded by the coding sequence atggaactgaaaataaaacTATTGGGCGGAGATGTGAGGTCGCTGGAGGTGAGAGATAATACCACAGTTGGTGAACTCAAGCAGCTCATTTCTCATCTCTTCAGTGTGCCTCCTAACAGCAAACAGAAGCTTTCTAGCGAAAACGGTCACCGTATCAGCCTTGATGATGATTCCAGAAGCCTCAGCAGTTACGGTTTGTGCTCAGGCTCAGTGGTGATGCTGCTAATCTCAAAACCTGGACCTTTCCAAGTGTTCGTCAAGAACGAGAAGGGCCAGACCAAAACTTTTGATGTTGATGTCAATGAGACCGTAGATCAGCTCCAGACTAAGATCTTCCAGAAAGAGAGAGTCCCCAAGGATCAGCAGCGACTGGTTTTCAACGGCAGACAACTGGAGGCTGGCAATAAGTTACAAGACTACGGCATCACATCTGGAAGCACCATTCACATGACTTTCCGTCTCCGAGGTGGTTAA
- the LOC125267193 gene encoding ubiquitin-like protein ISG15 isoform X1: MLYINIHASAHCDRDTLDFGETYYKTYSRKHFSRSSLFAQPSSAMELKIKLMNGDVRSLEVRDNATVGELKQLISHHFNVPPNKQKLSSENGHRISLDDVSKSLSSCGLNSGSVVMLLITNPVPSNPVPFQVFVVNEKGQTKTYDVDVNETVDQLQTKIVQKERVPKDQQCLTCNRKQLEAGKKLQDYGITSGNTIFMTLRLRGG, translated from the exons atgctttatataaatattcatgCCTCTGCTCACTGTGACAGAGACACACTTGATTTCGGTGAGACTTACTACAAGACTTATTCAAGAAAGCATTTCAGCCGTAGTAGCCTATTTGCACAACCCAGCTCG gcaatggaactgaaaataaaacTAATGAATGGAGATGTGAGGTCGCTGGAGGTGAGAGATAATGCCACAGTTGGTGAACTCAAGCAGCTCATTTCTCATCACTTCAATGTGCCTCCTAACAAACAGAAGCTTTCTAGCGAAAACGGTCACCGTATCAGTCTTGATGATGTTTCCAAAAGCCTCAGCAGTTGCGGTTTGAACTCGGGCTCAGTGGTGATGCTGCTCATCACAAACCCCGTACCTTCGAACCCTGTACCTTTCCAAGTGTTCGTCGTTAACGAGAAGGGTCAGACCAAAACCTATGATGTTGATGTCAATGAGACCGTAGATCAGCTCCAGACTAAGATCGTCCAGAAAGAGAGAGTCCCCAAGGATCAGCAGTGTCTGACTTGCAACCGCAAACAACTAGAGGCTGGCAAGAAGTTGCAAGACTACGGCATCACATCTGGAAACACCATTTTCATGACTCTTCGTCTCCGAGGTGGTTAA
- the LOC125267193 gene encoding ubiquitin-like protein ISG15 isoform X4 — protein sequence MELKIKLMNGDVRSLEVRDNATVGELKQLISHHFNVPPNKQKLSSENGHRISLDDVSKSLSSCGLNSGSVVMLLITNPVPSNPVPFQVFVVNEKGQTKTYDVDVNETVDQLQTKIVQKERVPKDQQCLTCNRKQLEAGKKLQDYGITSGNTIFMTLRLRGG from the coding sequence atggaactgaaaataaaacTAATGAATGGAGATGTGAGGTCGCTGGAGGTGAGAGATAATGCCACAGTTGGTGAACTCAAGCAGCTCATTTCTCATCACTTCAATGTGCCTCCTAACAAACAGAAGCTTTCTAGCGAAAACGGTCACCGTATCAGTCTTGATGATGTTTCCAAAAGCCTCAGCAGTTGCGGTTTGAACTCGGGCTCAGTGGTGATGCTGCTCATCACAAACCCCGTACCTTCGAACCCTGTACCTTTCCAAGTGTTCGTCGTTAACGAGAAGGGTCAGACCAAAACCTATGATGTTGATGTCAATGAGACCGTAGATCAGCTCCAGACTAAGATCGTCCAGAAAGAGAGAGTCCCCAAGGATCAGCAGTGTCTGACTTGCAACCGCAAACAACTAGAGGCTGGCAAGAAGTTGCAAGACTACGGCATCACATCTGGAAACACCATTTTCATGACTCTTCGTCTCCGAGGTGGTTAA
- the LOC125267193 gene encoding polyubiquitin-like isoform X6, with protein MELKIKLLGGDVRSLEVRDNATVGELKQLISHLFSVPPNSKQKLSSENGHRISLDDDSRSLSSYGLCSGSVVMLLISKPGPFQVFVKNEKDKIKTYDVDVNETVDQLQTKIFQKERVPKDQQRLIYNGRQLEAGKKLQDYGITSGSTIHMTLRLRGG; from the coding sequence atggaactgaaaataaaacTATTGGGTGGAGATGTGAGGTCGCTGGAGGTGAGAGATAATGCCACAGTTGGTGAACTCAAGCAGCTCATTTCTCATCTCTTCAGTGTGCCTCCTAACAGCAAACAGAAGCTTTCTAGCGAAAACGGTCACCGTATCAGCCTTGATGATGATTCCAGAAGCCTCAGCAGTTACGGTTTGTGCTCAGGCTCAGTGGTGATGCTGCTCATCTCAAAACCTGGACCTTTCCAAGTGTTCGTCAAGAACGAGAAGGACAAGATCAAAACCTATGATGTTGATGTCAATGAGACCGTAGATCAGCTCCAGACTAAGATCTTCCAGAAAGAGAGAGTCCCCAAGGATCAGCAGCGACTGATTTACAACGGCAGACAACTGGAGGCTGGCAAGAAGTTGCAAGACTACGGCATCACATCTGGAAGCACCATTCACATGACTCTCCGTCTCCGAGGTGGTTAA
- the LOC125267193 gene encoding polyubiquitin-like isoform X2 has protein sequence MLYINIHASAHCDRDTLDFGETYYKTYSRKHFSRSSLFAQPSSEMELKIKLLGGDVRSLEVRDNATVGELKQLISHLFSVPPNSKQKLSSENGHRISLDDDSRSLSSYGLCSGSVVMLLISKPGPFQVFVKNEKDKIKTYDVDVNETVDQLQTKIFQKERVPKDQQRLIYNGRQLEAGKKLQDYGITSGSTIHMTLRLRGG, from the exons atgctttatataaatattcatgCCTCTGCTCACTGTGACAGAGACACACTTGATTTCGGTGAGACTTACTACAAGACTTATTCAAGAAAGCATTTCAGCCGTAGTAGCCTATTTGCACAACCCAGCTCG gaaatggaactgaaaataaaacTATTGGGTGGAGATGTGAGGTCGCTGGAGGTGAGAGATAATGCCACAGTTGGTGAACTCAAGCAGCTCATTTCTCATCTCTTCAGTGTGCCTCCTAACAGCAAACAGAAGCTTTCTAGCGAAAACGGTCACCGTATCAGCCTTGATGATGATTCCAGAAGCCTCAGCAGTTACGGTTTGTGCTCAGGCTCAGTGGTGATGCTGCTCATCTCAAAACCTGGACCTTTCCAAGTGTTCGTCAAGAACGAGAAGGACAAGATCAAAACCTATGATGTTGATGTCAATGAGACCGTAGATCAGCTCCAGACTAAGATCTTCCAGAAAGAGAGAGTCCCCAAGGATCAGCAGCGACTGATTTACAACGGCAGACAACTGGAGGCTGGCAAGAAGTTGCAAGACTACGGCATCACATCTGGAAGCACCATTCACATGACTCTCCGTCTCCGAGGTGGTTAA
- the LOC125267191 gene encoding polyubiquitin-like, which produces MLYINIHASAHCDRDTLVDFGESRETYYKTYSRKHFSESRSSLFAQPSSAMELKIKLLGGDVRSLEVRDNATVGELKQLISHLFSVPPNSKQKLSSENGHRISLDDDSRSLSSYGLCSGSVVMLLISKPGPFQVFVKNVNGQTKTYDVDVNETVDQLQTKIFQKERVPKDQQCLTCNSKQLEAGKKLQDYGITSGSTIFMTLRLRGG; this is translated from the exons atgctttatataaatattcatgCCTCTGCTCACTGTGACAGAGACACATTAGTTGATTTCGGTGAGAGTCGTGAGACTTACTACAAGACTTATTCAAGA AAGCATTTCAGCGAAAGCCGTAGTAGCCTATTTGCACAACCCAGCTCG gcaatggaactgaaaataaaacTATTGGGCGGAGATGTGAGGTCGCTGGAGGTGAGAGATAATGCCACAGTTGGTGAACTCAAGCAGCTCATTTCTCATCTCTTCAGTGTGCCTCCTAACAGCAAACAGAAGCTTTCTAGCGAAAACGGTCACCGTATCAGCCTTGATGATGATTCCAGAAGCCTCAGCAGTTACGGTTTGTGCTCAGGCTCAGTGGTGATGCTGCTCATCTCAAAACCTGGACCTTTCCAAGTGTTCGTCAAGAACGTGAATGGCCAGACCAAAACCTATGATGTTGATGTCAATGAGACCGTAGATCAGCTCCAGACTAAGATCTTCCAGAAAGAGAGAGTCCCCAAGGATCAGCAGTGTCTGACTTGCAACAGCAAACAACTGGAGGCTGGCAAGAAGTTGCAAGACTACGGCATCACATCTGGAAGCACCATTTTTATGACTCTTCGTCTCCGAGGTGGTTAA
- the LOC125267195 gene encoding polyubiquitin-like has product MELKIKLLGGDVRSLEVRDNATVGELKQLISHLFSVPPNSKQKLSSENGHRVSLDDDSRSLSSYGLCSGSVVMLLISKPGPFQVFVKNEKGQTKTFDVDVNETVDQLQTKIFQKERVPKDQYRLIYNGRQLEAGKKLQDYGITSGSTIHMTFRLRGG; this is encoded by the coding sequence atggaactgaaaataaaacTATTGGGCGGAGATGTGAGGTCGCTGGAGGTGAGAGATAATGCCACAGTTGGTGAACTCAAGCAGCTCATTTCTCATCTCTTCAGTGTGCCTCCTAACAGCAAACAGAAGCTTTCTAGCGAAAACGGTCACCGTGTCAGCCTTGATGATGATTCCAGAAGCCTCAGCAGTTACGGTTTGTGCTCAGGCTCAGTGGTGATGCTGCTCATCTCAAAACCTGGACCTTTCCAAGTGTTCGTCAAGAACGAGAAGGGCCAGACCAAAACTTTTGATGTTGATGTCAATGAGACCGTAGATCAGCTCCAGACTAAGATCTTCCAGAAAGAGAGAGTCCCCAAGGATCAGTATCGACTGATTTACAACGGCAGACAACTGGAGGCTGGCAAGAAGTTGCAAGACTACGGCATCACATCTGGAAGCACCATTCACATGACTTTCCGTCTCCGAGGTGGTTAA
- the gatc gene encoding glutamyl-tRNA(Gln) amidotransferase subunit C, mitochondrial, which translates to MFCKCAARASRALRRPAHPRCGVLKLSALSATVSPSRTSWSRWILKRESSNSAWDSKVPQVPSWEPINENQLPPATRVSPDLVDKLERLALVDFGSKEGVDCLEKAIRFADQLHVINTDGVDPMDSVLEDRDLYLRADTVTEGECAEELLQLAKNTVEEYFVAPPGNIPLPKREERSAMLKHTEF; encoded by the exons ATGTTCTGTAAATGTGCAGCACGAGCTTCTAGGGCGCTGCGGCGGCCTGCGCATCCTCGGTGTGGAGTATTGAAGCTGTCCGCTCTAAGCGCCACTGTATCGCCCAGCAGAACGTCCTGGTCCCGATGGATATTAAAACGGGAATCAAGTAACTCTGCCTGGGATTCCAAG GTTCCTCAGGTACCCTCATGGGAGCCCATAAATGAAAATCAACTTCCACCG GCAACAAGAGTCTCACCAGACTTAGTGGACAAATTGGAGAGATTAGCCCTTGTTGACTTCGGCAGCAAAGAAGGGGTGGACTGTCTGGAGAAAGCAATTCGATTTGCTGATCAGCTTCATGTCATCAATACTGATGGTGTAGATCCAATGGATTCAGTTCTAGAGGACAG AGACCTGTATTTGAGAGCTGATACTGTAACAGAGGGTGAATGTGCAGAGGAGTTGCTCCAGCTGGCCAAAAACACAGTTGAGGAGTATTTTGTTGCACctccag GTAACATCCCTCTACcaaagagagaagagagatCTGCTATGCTTAAACACACTGAGTTCTGA